The sequence AAGCGGTATTCAGGATATGAGTTGAGGCGCGTTGCATGGGAGCTGGGCGACGAGATCAAGAAAGAGAAGGATGTCTCGGAGCTTACAGTCAAGGGAGGACAGAGGAGACAGGTCAGGATCGCCCTCGATCCTTCCAGGCTCAGGGCATACGATACTACAGCCTTTCAGATCATGGGCGCTCTGCAGAAGGCGAATGTTTCCCTCCCTTCCGGCGCTTTTCCTTCAGGGAACAGGGAGTACCTTGTTGATACAGGAAGATTTATCAGGGATGCCGGTGAGGTCGGCAGCCTCGTTGTCGGGGTAGTGAACGGCAGGCCCGTCTATCTGAAGGACGTGGCTGAGATCAAGGACGGACCAGAGGAGCCGGCCGATTACGTCTTCATGGGCCTGGGACCATCGGCCGAGAAGAAGGGGATTACAGCCGGTAAATCCGGGTTGTACGAGGCGGTCACCATAGCCATCGCAAAGAAGAAGGGTGCAAATGCAAGCATCGTCGCCCACGAAGCCCTCAAGAAGGTTGAGGCCTTAAGAGGCAACCTCCTGCCCTCTGCTATCAACGTGACGGTGACGAGGAATTACGGAGATACGGCAAAGGAAAAGTCAGATGAGTTGCTCGAGCATATGCTCATCGCCACCATCTCGGTGATCTTTCTCATCGCCCTTGCCCTTGGCTGGAGGGAATCTCTTGTTGTGGCGGTGGCCGTGCCTGTCACTCTTGCCCTGACGCTCCTTGTGAACTACCTCTACGGATACACCCTGAACAGGGTGACGCTCTTTGCCCTCATATTCTCAATCGGTATCCTCGTCGATGACGCCATCGTCGTTGTCGAAAACATACACAGACATTTCAGGCTCCGCAGGGTAGAGCCCCTTACTGCCGTCCTTGCTGTCGATGAAGTCGGCAACCCGACGATACTCGCCACCTTTGCCGTTATCGCGGCCCTTCTCCCCATGGCCTTCGTCTCCGGTCTCATGGGCCCCTATATGCGGCCCATACCCGTCGGCGCCTCAGCAGCCATGCTCTTTTCCCTCCTCGTCGCCTTCATTGTCAGCCCCTGGCTCAGTTACAAGGTCCTGAAGAACGTGAAACAGAAGGAGGGGGAAGAAGAGGGCGGGAGATTCCTTGGGCTCTATGGAAGAATGCTCGGTCCTCTTATCAACGACAGAAACAGGCGAATGGCTGCCCTCGCCGCTGTGGCCTCGCTCCTTGGATTGGCTCTTCTCCTCGTTCCGCTGGAGGCAGTCACGGTGAAGATGCTTCCCTTCGATAACAAGAGCGAACTTCAGGTGATTGTTGATATGCCGGAGGGCGTGACCCTTGAGGAGACGACAGCCCTGACAGGGGAACTGGGAAAATATCTGAAGACCGTTCCCGAGGTCACCGATTATCAGGTCTATGCCGGGACATCGGCGCCCTTCAACTTCAACGGCCTTGTGAGGCATTATTTCCTCAGGTCAGGGAGCAATGTGGCCGATATCCAGGTGAACTTCGTCGGCAAGGATGAGAGGACTGCCCAGAGCCACGATCTCGCAAAAAGGCTGCGGCCTGAACTTAAGAGGATTGGTGACAGATACGGCGCCAGGATGAAGGTTGCCGAGATTCCGCCGGGACCGCCTGTCCTGAGCACCCTCGTTGCCGAGGTCTACGGACCTGAGACGAGAGGGCAGATTGAGATCGCGAAAGAGATCAAGGAGATCTTTGCCAAGACACCGGGCGTTGTCGATGTAGACTGGTATGTAGAAGACAACCAGAAGAAAGTTACCTTTGAGATCGACAAGGAGAAGGCCGCGTTCAATGGTATCAGTACGGAGACCGCATTGCAGAGCCTGAGAATCGCACTGAACGGGATGGGGTCGGGTCTCGTCCATTTCGAGAGAGAGAAGGAGCCCGTTGAACTTTTTCTGAGAAGTCCCCTGGACGAACGGGCGAGTATCGAGTCACTGAAACAGATCACTGTGCCTTCGGCCTCAGGAAATCTTGTGGCCCTCTCGGATCTCGTTACGATGAGGGAAGGGCTGGAGGATAAGACGATATACCACAAGAACCTGAAGAACGTCACCTACGTAACAGGAGATGTGGCGGGTACGGAGGAAAGCCCTGTCTACGCGATCTTCAAGATGAAGGATAAGGTGAGGGACCTGAGGCTTCCCGAGGGCTATGAACTGAAGCAGTATTCATCGGTCCAGCCGTGGATCGAGGACAGGTATGCGATGAAGTGGGACGGCGAATGGCACATCACCTATGAGGTATTCAGGGACCTCGGCGTCGCCTTCGGCGCCGTGCTCATTCTTATTTACATACTCGTTGTGGCCTGGTTCAGGAGCTTCCTTACGCCGCTCATCATCATGGCCCCCATACCTCTTACCCTGGTCGGCATTCTCCCCGGACACTGGATGTTCGGAGCCTTCTTCACGGCCACGTCCATGATAGGCTTCATAGCGCTGGCAGGCATCATCGTGAGGAACTCCATACTCCTCGTCGATTTTGTCCAGATGGAATGGAGGGAACGGGGCAGTCTGAAAGACGCCCTGATAAAGGCGGGCGCTGTCCGGTTCAGACCGATCGTGCTCACGGCCGCTGCGGTAGTTGTGGGGTCTTTTGTCATGATCTTCGATCCCATATTCCAGGGGCTTGCGATAGCGATGATGTTCGGGGCGGTGGCGGCAACGGGGCTCACGCTTATCGTTGTTCCCCTCCTTTATTATGAGGTGTTTAAGAACAGGGGATGTCCTCTCAAAGAGGGGGAAAAGGTCAAGGGGAAAGAAGGAGGAGAGAAGGAGTTTTCAGAAATATAGGCTAACGTTGCAAGACTGGATAACCTATGAGGAGGTTGTGACATGTATTTGGCTAAGACTGACAATTGGTATCTCGAAAGAATCATCTGGCTCGTGGCTGGTATTTTCACGCTCTCAAGCGGTATATTGGCTTGGGTACACAGTGCATACTGGCTGATTCTGACATGCCTTGTCGGCGTGAACCTGATTGTTTTAGGACTTACAGGCTTTTGCCTGATGGCGAACATACTGTATTCACTCGGTGCAAAGCCAAGATTGCAGAAGTA comes from Thermodesulfovibrionales bacterium and encodes:
- a CDS encoding efflux RND transporter permease subunit codes for the protein MKGIGIAGRIAKSFIRSKLTPLIVIASLLLGVFAIIVTPREEEPQIVVPMIDVIVTYPGASAREVEARVTRPMEKLLWEIKGVEYIYSIVKPGMNLTIVRFYVGEDMEKSLVNLYNKLMSNYDKIPPGVSQPMVKPKSIDDVPILTLTLWSENKRYSGYELRRVAWELGDEIKKEKDVSELTVKGGQRRQVRIALDPSRLRAYDTTAFQIMGALQKANVSLPSGAFPSGNREYLVDTGRFIRDAGEVGSLVVGVVNGRPVYLKDVAEIKDGPEEPADYVFMGLGPSAEKKGITAGKSGLYEAVTIAIAKKKGANASIVAHEALKKVEALRGNLLPSAINVTVTRNYGDTAKEKSDELLEHMLIATISVIFLIALALGWRESLVVAVAVPVTLALTLLVNYLYGYTLNRVTLFALIFSIGILVDDAIVVVENIHRHFRLRRVEPLTAVLAVDEVGNPTILATFAVIAALLPMAFVSGLMGPYMRPIPVGASAAMLFSLLVAFIVSPWLSYKVLKNVKQKEGEEEGGRFLGLYGRMLGPLINDRNRRMAALAAVASLLGLALLLVPLEAVTVKMLPFDNKSELQVIVDMPEGVTLEETTALTGELGKYLKTVPEVTDYQVYAGTSAPFNFNGLVRHYFLRSGSNVADIQVNFVGKDERTAQSHDLAKRLRPELKRIGDRYGARMKVAEIPPGPPVLSTLVAEVYGPETRGQIEIAKEIKEIFAKTPGVVDVDWYVEDNQKKVTFEIDKEKAAFNGISTETALQSLRIALNGMGSGLVHFEREKEPVELFLRSPLDERASIESLKQITVPSASGNLVALSDLVTMREGLEDKTIYHKNLKNVTYVTGDVAGTEESPVYAIFKMKDKVRDLRLPEGYELKQYSSVQPWIEDRYAMKWDGEWHITYEVFRDLGVAFGAVLILIYILVVAWFRSFLTPLIIMAPIPLTLVGILPGHWMFGAFFTATSMIGFIALAGIIVRNSILLVDFVQMEWRERGSLKDALIKAGAVRFRPIVLTAAAVVVGSFVMIFDPIFQGLAIAMMFGAVAATGLTLIVVPLLYYEVFKNRGCPLKEGEKVKGKEGGEKEFSEI